The following are encoded together in the Trichomycterus rosablanca isolate fTriRos1 chromosome 19, fTriRos1.hap1, whole genome shotgun sequence genome:
- the trpc4apb gene encoding transient receptor potential cation channel, subfamily C, member 4 associated protein b — protein MATNGGQSSQTQPRRRNRSKNILNQIRNGEISGLGLIRASQIPVDLLEERDRKARWRGIPLLLRKLHNSTHINSDLSNSHSVVKELSSLLSMEAMSFVTEDRKTPQESVSPNTYTFDLFGGVDLFIEILMRPTLSIQGNVPIISDDLIKDCLSILYNCCICTEGVTKSLAARDDFVMFLFTLMSNKKTFLQTATLIEDIMGVRKDVIQLEDISNLASLVQSFNQQQLANFCRILSITISEPDAGTDDKHTLLARNAQQKVNSTPSRAESNQVALLNIPGFIERLCKLATRKVSEASGTAALLQELEDWHSWLDNALVLDALMQMAIEEAEQSSTESSDEGSLSSSPLRHTLPQSMKIVHEIMYKVEVLYVLCVLLMGRQRNQVHRLLAEYRLIPGLNNLFEKLIWRRQPSNHILHRQNQNCDCSPEISFKIQFLRLLQSFSDHHENKYLLLNAQELNELSAISLKANVPEVEALVNTDRNLACDGKKGLLTRLIAIMKKEPVDSSFRFWQARAVESFLRGATSYADQIFLLKRGLLEHILFCIIDSGCKSRDILQSYFDLLGELMKFNIDAFKRFNKYVNTDEKFQTFLSQINSSLVDSNMLVRCIVLSLDRFEGQTDNIKVVEVMSECRLLSYMAQVENRLSFLFRLINIINVQTLTQENVSCLNTSLVLLMQARWRGKLPCYLRALKEKEYAEKYPGCLLNNFHHLLHFWQHHYLNKDKDSTCLENSSCIPFTYWKETVTMLLSSDRSSLSAIATYIDEAYRELDRDFMEV, from the exons ATGGCGACTAACGGGGGGCAATCCTCTCAAACCCAGCCGAGACGAAGAAATCGAagtaaaaacatattaaatCAGATCAGAAATGGGGAGATATCAGGTTTGGGACTgatcagagcttcacag ATCCCAGTAGATCTTCTTGAAGAAAGAGACAGGAAAGCACGATGGCGGGGAATACCGCTGTTACTTAGGAAACTGCACAACAGCACCCATATAAACAGTGACCTTTCCAACAGCCACTCCGTGGTTAAG GAATTGTCGTCCTTGCTCTCCATGGAGGCTATGTCCTTTGTGACAGAAGATAGGAAAACACCACAGGAGTCTGTCTCTCCCAACACCTACACCTTTGACCTTTTTGGAGGCGTCGAT TTGTTTATAGAGATTTTGATGCGGCCAACGCTCTCAATACAGGGAAATGTACCCATAA TAAGTGACGACCTTATCAAGGACTGTTTAAGCATTCTTTACAACTGCTGTATATGT ACTGAGGGTGTTACGAAAAGTCTTGCAGCACGGGATGACTTTGTCATGTTCCTCTTCACTCTAATGTCAAACAAAAAGACTTTCTTGCAAACTGCCACACTTATTGAAGACATAATGGGGGTTAGAAAG GATGTTATCCAGCTGGAGGATATTTCTAATCTGGCCAGCCTGGTGCAAAGCTTCAACCAGCAGCAACTGGCAAATTTCTGCCGCATACTGTCTATCACTATATCAGAGCCAGATGCGGGCACGGATGACAAACACACCCTACTGGCTCGTAACGCTCAGCAGAAGGTCAACTCGACTCCATCACGTGCCGAAAGCAACCAAG TGGCTTTGCTTAACATCCCTGGCTTTATTGAGCGGCTGTGCAAGCTGGCCACGCGGAAGGTGTCGGAAGCATCAGGTACGGCTGCGCTGCTGCAGGAGCTGGAGGATTGGCACAGCTGGCTGGATAACGCTCTAGTTCTGGATGCTCTCATGCAAATGGCTATTGAAGAGGCAGAGCAGAGCAGCACAg AATCTTCAGATGAAGGCTCACTATCCTCAAGTCCACTTAGGCACACGTTGCCCCAGTCCATGAAGATAGTGCATGAGATAATGTACAAAGTAGAGGTTCTCTATGTGCTTTGTGTCCTGCTGATGGGTCGGCAAAGAAATCAG GTTCATAGGTTGTTGGCGGAGTATCGATTGATTCCAGGACTGAACAACCTGTTTGAAAAGCTGATTTGGAGAAGACAGCCATCCAATCACATCTTACACAGACAGAACCAGAACTGTGATTGCAGTCCA GAAATCTCATTCAAGATTCAGTTCCTCAGGCTGCTTCAGAGCTTCAGTGACCACCATGA GAACAAGTATCTTCTCCTAAATGCGCAGGAACTTAATGAACTGAGTGCCATCTCACTAAAAGCCAACGTTCCTGAAGTGGAGGCTCTGGTCAACACAGACAG GAATCTTGCATGTGATGGGAAGAAGGGTCTTCTGACTCGGCTGATTGCAATTATGAAGAAAGAGCCCGTCGATTCCTCATTCAG GTTCTGGCAGGCTAGAGCAGTGGAGAGTTTCTTGAGAGGAGCCACGTCCTACGCAGACCAGATATTCCTGTTAAAGAGAGGCCTCTTGGAG CACATCCTTTTCTGCATCATTGACAGTGGCTGTAAATCCCGGGATATCCTTCAGAGCTACTTTGATCTGTTGGGCGAGCTCATGAAGTTTAATATTGATGCCTTTAAAAGATTCAACAAATATGTGAACACAGATGAAAAG TTTCAGACGTTCCTGAGTCAGATTAACAGCTCGCTGGTGGACTCCAACATGTTGGTACGCTGCATTGTTCTGTCCCTGGACCGCTTTGAGGGACAGACGGACAATATAAAAG TAGTGGAAGTGATGTCAGAGTGCCGTCTCTTATCCTACATGGCTCAAGTTGAGAACAGGCTCTCCTTCCTCTTCAGGCTGATCAACATCATCAACGTTCAGACTCTCACTCAG GAGAATGTGAGCTGTCTGAACACCAGTTTAGTGTTGCTGATGCAGGCCAGGTGGCGGGGCAAATTACCTTGCTACCTGAGAGCTCTCAAGGAGAAGGAGTATGCCGAGAAATATCCTGGGTGCTTACTCAACAACTTCCATCATCTGCTGCACTTCTGGCAACACCACTACCTCAACAAAGACAAGGATAGCACTTGTCTGGAGAAT AGTTCCTGCATTCCTTTCACCTACTGGAAGGAGACAGTGACAATGTTGCTGAGTTCAGATAGAAGCTCCCTCTCTGCTATAGCTACGTACATAGATGAGGCCTACAGGGAGCTGGACAGAGACTTTATGGAGGTGTGA
- the emp3b gene encoding epithelial membrane protein 3b (MAM blood group) codes for MGLLLIFVILLHLITLAVLFIATLEKSWWVWSSTESSDLWHNCRFDNETDMWFCTSSRETEWLHAVQVLMVLSLVFSSISFLVFIGQLFIMSKGGLFYLTGVCQAFAGLITFTASLIFTLHNKEILQDSRELSSGHFGYCFILAWVCVPLLIWSGIMYIHLRKRK; via the exons ATGGGTCTCCTGTTAATATTTGTAATCCTGCTTCATCTCATCACACTGGCAGTTCTTTTCATTGCCACCCTTGAAAAG TCTTGGTGGGTGTGGAGCAGCACTGAGAGCTCTGACTTATGGCACAACTGCAGATTTGATAATGAAACTGACATGTGGTTTTGCACATCATCTAGAGAAACAG AGTGGCTGCATGCTGTCCAAGTCCTGATGGTCCTATCTTTAGTCTTCTCCTCGATTTCGTTCCTCGTATTCATCGGTCAGCTCTTTATTATGTCAAAAGGAGGACTCTTCTACCTTACTGGTGTCTGCCAAGCATTTGCAG GTCTCATAACCTTTACAGCTTCACTCATCTTCACTCTCCACAACAAAGAAATCCTTCAGGACTCTAGAGAACTGAGTTCAGGACACTTCGGTTACTGCTTTATTTTGGCATGGGTGTGCGTGCCTTTGCTCATCTGGAGTGGCATTATGTACATCCATTTACGCAAAAGGAAGTAG
- the nsfl1c gene encoding NSFL1 cofactor p47 codes for MAERDDSVREFVTVTGVEEERARFFLESAGWDLQLALASFFEDGADDDIITLPQQESGPTTRSTGPSEHRVTSFSDLVHGDEEESDEEGQRFFAGGSERSGQQIVGPPKKKSPNEVVEDLFKGAKEHGAVPVDKAGKGPGESSKAKPFVGGGYRLGVAPEEESAYVAGERRASGSMQDVHVVLKLWKTGFSLDDGELRNYSDPGNSLFLESIRRGEIPLELRQRFRGGQVNLDMEDHRDEGFSRPKLAFKAFGGEGQKLGSATPDLVSPRMGQQDQAGNEAEASASISVDDSQPVTNIQIRLADGGRLVQKFNHTHRVSDVRRFVVSARPGLAAAEFVLMTTFPNKELTDESLTLKEANLLNAVIVQRLK; via the exons ATGGCGGAGCGGGATGATTCGGTGAGGGAGTTTGTTACAGTGACCGGTGTTGAAGAGGAAAGAGCCCGCTTTTTCCTCGAGTCGGCCGGCTGGGATTTGCAG CTTGCCCTTGCCAGTTTTTTTGAGGATGGAGCAGATGATGATATTATTACCCTTCCTCAACAGGAAAGTGGCCCGACCACCCGTTCGACAGGACCAAG TGAACACAGAGTGACTTCTTTTAGCGATCTGGTGCATGGAGATGAAGAGGAGAGTGATGAGGAAGGTCAGAG GTTTTTTGCTGGTGGATCTGAACGCAGTGGGCAGCAGATTGTCGGCCCTCCCAAGAAGAAAAGCCCAAATGAGGTGGTTGAGGACTTGTTTAAGGGTGCTAAGGAGCACGGTGCTGTTCCTGTAGACAAAGCAGGAAAGGGACCTGGGGAGTCTAGCAAGGCTAAG CCATTTGTAGGAGGAGGGTATCGTCTGGGTGTGGCACCTGAGGAGGAGTCCGCTTATGTGGCTGGAGAGAGGAGAGCCTCTGGCAGTATGCAAGAT GTACATGTGGTGCTAAAGTTGTGGAAAACTGGATTCAGCCTTGATGACGGAGAGCTAAGAAACTACAGTGATCCTGGAAATTCCTTATTCCTAGAGTCTATCCGCAGAGG GGAGATTCCTCTGGAGCTGAGGCAGCGTTTCCGTGGAGGACAAGTGAATCTGGATATGGAAGACCATAGGGATGAAGGCTTTAGCAGACCAAAGCTGGCTTTCAAGGCTTTTGGTGGAGAGGGACAGAAACTTGGCAG TGCCACTCCAGATTTGGTATCCCCAAGGATGGGTCAGCAAGATCAGGCTGGAAATGAAGCTGAGGCCAGTGCCTCCATTAGTGTGGATGACTCTCAGCCCGTCACCAACATTCAGATCAGACTGGCTGATGGAGGTCGACTGGTGCAAAAGTTTAACCACACCCACAG GGTGTCTGATGTGCGCCGGTTTGTGGTGAGTGCACGGCCTGGCTTGGCTGCAGCAGAGTTTGTTCTCATGACGACTTTCCCCAACAAGGAATTGACCGACGAAAGCCTGACACTGAAGGAAGccaatctgctaaatgctgtgatTGTGCAGAGACTAAAATAA